The genomic stretch aattgagtttaggttataggttcaggatataggttataggttataggttttgggatttgagaataggtttaagttataagtataggtttatgttaggttataggttaaggtttagggaattgcgtttaggttataggttcagctTATatgtttagggtatggtttaggttataggttttgggatttgagaataggtttagggaataagtatagatttaggttaggttgtaggttaaagtttagggaattgagtttaagttataggtttaggttatagtttataggtttatgttataggtttaggttgtagttataggttttgggatttggttataggttaagggtgtggtcctgcAAATACAGGTatgctccaattggtcaggcccctccaatgccgtccataagaaatggacaacttcatcataatCATAACGACAGTTCCCTCTGGGGAgacccgctcaacatccggatagctccgacgcacatccggtctgctccatcaatttcaaataaatacataaacatccttccaatgctatccataagaaatggacagcttcatcatggtcataacagcggttcccaccttctagggacccccgctcaacatccggatagctccgacacacatccgggtctactccatcaatttcgagttaatatataaacatggtctgtccaaatggtcaggccactctaatgttttccataggaaatgaacatctttatcatggtcataacagtggttcccaccttccaaggaccccctctcaacatccggatagctccgacgcacatccgggtctgctcgatcaatttcgatctaatacatttaaaaacaacataattatatctaaaagcatttggatacctggggaaggcctcccatattcgtattgttggttactcatccctttgtccataagccacaatcgaccaacactttctattgctacctgtactctgaaaccaacacaaatataactgggaaacaatataaggaataagaaaaaatgaatttacctgtgcacatcattaaatgtttccctataaggaggtgatattatatctttgatagccacaacctgtatgacagagaaaaatgcaaccgatacagtctgttacaattcaaaggagaaaaaagatttgtggctgcaccgatattctagtacattacgaacggctgcctacgtacccaaaaagtcagattgggatcaagccactacgtagttctttttaattaaccaagtaactaaaggtcataaatttcatatctaacaaagtatcattgaacgtcgtctcaaatcgtttctggttggtgcatttaaaaaaatttaaatacacGCTCacatattcttgttacatctcgtactgcaacaagagacaacgttctgtcaatacttcagttacatttgaaattgaaatcctttagtgacttggttaataaaaaacaaatgacaacaagccataattaataaaaaggatgctaaagattaaataaataaaaaaggcaacttgatcaaaaaaggatttcagtgaataatcaagttttTGTCATACAATGTCCTAGAGTTCAAAAAGTTAAACAAAACtactgaatattcaaattctcatcaggaatttgggccagacaacaatttcacccaattgaatatcttcaaatgtcctgtcatcattaaacaactctgctgtgcgaacattgatatcatctattacaactcTGATGCATTCTGGAGGGATGCCTGTAGTATCTGACACCATCCGCCCACTAGCAACAGTCCGACCACGGATATCTCTCAATTGGCAAATTTGTTCCATCGATGGAGTTGTTGCAGAGTCTTCTCGAATACTTGAGGGCtcaccagatcgacggtgggcctataaataaaataatggtttcatgtaaataataatgctacttttatctttaaaaataataattatatcatttgATCATGGTAAATGCAGCACCTGAGATGCAGCTGTATCAGGGGAGCGGTGAAGTAGTTGGCTTTGATAAGTAATTTGTTGCCTAAGTTCAGCAAATTGTTGCTCAACAATCATACGAAATTCTTGCATTTGAGTCATTGATGcttcaaatttagcctcaatggaCATACGTGCATTCCTCTCCGACCGAGCTTCTATGATATAGGGGGTGGAAACCTTCATAGTAGTCTTAGAAATACCCAAACCCATGCCCCTAAACCGACCTTTGCTATCACGACCACAAACCTAAACAATAATTTTTAAGTTTAGTGATGTGtgtatattattatttaaaaaaaaccaACGACAATGTATGTAAAGTGAGTAGAATTGATGGAAATATTGTAGATAGCTTTTTGAACTTAGGTAATTCGATATCCTTTTAAGCTTTAACTTGGGATGTAAGAATGGCATTTTATGTGAGGAATTAATATCCTTTTAAGCTTTAACTTGGGATGTAAGAATGACATTTTATGTGAGGAATTATGGAATGTTGAGCCTCAAGAAATGTGGATTTTACTGAGGATTTCAATTCCTTGTGTGTGGGCCTGTTGTCTGGTGATCTAGGCCAT from Magnolia sinica isolate HGM2019 chromosome 17, MsV1, whole genome shotgun sequence encodes the following:
- the LOC131231458 gene encoding uncharacterized protein LOC131231458, with product MSIEAKFEASMTQMQEFRMIVEQQFAELRQQITYQSQLLHRSPDTAASQAHRRSGEPSSIREDSATTPSMEQICQLRDIRGRTVASGRMVSDTTGIPPECIRVVIDDINVRTAELFNDDRTFEDIQLGEIVVWPKFLMRI